From a region of the Acidimicrobiales bacterium genome:
- a CDS encoding amidohydrolase family protein has product MSRLILRNGHVFDGISAGSPEAGPIEADIVVEDDRIVDVGPGLDGDEEIDCTGRLITPGLFDCHVHFMADGDFSAQTHLQSPFSLQFFQAAERMERTLAVGVTSVREAGGADAGVREARDRGLIAGPRMQISLTMLSQTGGHGDSWEICGGFMPGMGDAHPGRPHNIVDGPDEMRRKVRELVRADADVIKVATTGGVMSSRSRPQQAQFHPDELEVLVAEASAAERFVMAHAQGTRGIRNAITAGIRSIEHGIYLDDETIEMMLAAGTWLVPTLIAPMGVLEAADRGVELAPQVIAKATETIEAHRSSVARAMAAGVKIAMGTDSGVTPHGQNLRELAEMSKLGMSDDQVLRSSTSVAADLLGVSEDLGSIETGKLADLVIWEGSRLDVRDMRSRIRTIIQNGTVVAGRADD; this is encoded by the coding sequence ATGTCACGACTGATCCTCCGCAACGGCCACGTGTTCGACGGAATCTCGGCCGGCTCACCCGAAGCAGGTCCAATCGAAGCAGACATCGTGGTTGAGGACGACCGCATCGTCGACGTCGGCCCCGGACTCGACGGCGACGAAGAGATCGACTGCACCGGTCGCCTGATCACCCCCGGCTTGTTCGACTGCCACGTTCACTTCATGGCCGACGGGGACTTTTCCGCCCAGACTCACCTTCAGTCGCCGTTCTCACTTCAGTTCTTCCAGGCCGCCGAACGTATGGAACGCACCCTCGCCGTGGGCGTGACCAGCGTCCGTGAGGCCGGAGGCGCCGATGCAGGCGTCCGAGAGGCCCGCGATCGGGGCCTCATTGCCGGCCCACGCATGCAGATCTCGCTCACCATGCTCTCTCAGACCGGCGGCCACGGCGACTCTTGGGAGATCTGCGGAGGCTTCATGCCGGGGATGGGCGATGCCCACCCTGGGCGCCCCCACAACATCGTCGACGGCCCCGACGAGATGCGTCGAAAGGTCCGCGAACTAGTCCGGGCTGATGCCGACGTCATCAAGGTGGCCACCACCGGTGGCGTCATGTCGTCTCGGTCTCGACCGCAGCAGGCGCAGTTCCACCCCGACGAGTTGGAGGTGCTCGTCGCCGAGGCCTCAGCGGCTGAACGGTTCGTCATGGCCCACGCCCAGGGCACCCGGGGCATCCGCAATGCCATCACCGCAGGGATCCGTTCCATCGAGCACGGGATCTACCTCGACGACGAGACCATCGAGATGATGTTGGCTGCCGGGACCTGGCTCGTGCCGACGCTGATTGCTCCGATGGGAGTCCTGGAAGCCGCCGACCGGGGTGTCGAGCTGGCGCCCCAGGTCATCGCCAAGGCCACGGAGACCATCGAGGCCCACCGGAGTTCGGTGGCCCGGGCCATGGCGGCCGGCGTGAAGATCGCCATGGGCACCGACTCCGGGGTGACCCCCCACGGACAGAACCTCCGAGAGTTGGCCGAGATGTCCAAGCTCGGCATGTCCGACGACCAGGTGCTCCGGTCGTCGACGTCGGTGGCCGCCGACCTGTTGGGCGTCTCCGAGGATCTTGGCAGCATCGAGACAGGCAAACTGGCCGACCTGGTCATCTGGGAAGGGTCCCGCCTCGACGTGAGAGATATGCGGTCCCGCATCCGCACCATCATTCAGAACGGCACCGTCGTGGCCGGCCGAGCCGACGACTGA
- a CDS encoding TauD/TfdA family dioxygenase gives MAATSGVRISRLTGVLGARLDGVTLSPDMDPDDVAVLRSALVDHEVLVVPGQALSPEEQAGFSHLLGDYSPVPFVQPVPEHPEVIKVVKEANETEAFNFGGVWHSDFSFLDAPPAFTVLHALDVPDVGGDTVWASMTAAHDQLPADMREQFEEVTCVHSASASYSPAQQELHSGLSGMDIRTSESAEETREHPLLCTHPETGKRSLFFNGTYVRALRGPGVGDGTEAGSREESHLLKWLHEFTTHVRFTMRHRWSDGDVVLWDNRSTQHVALNDYAGQRRELHRTTVAGSEPAT, from the coding sequence ATGGCCGCAACCAGTGGAGTTCGGATTTCTCGACTGACGGGAGTGCTGGGCGCCCGGCTCGACGGGGTCACGCTGTCTCCGGACATGGATCCGGACGATGTGGCAGTCCTCCGGTCAGCGCTGGTGGACCACGAGGTGCTGGTGGTGCCGGGTCAGGCCTTGTCTCCAGAAGAACAGGCCGGGTTCAGCCATCTGCTGGGCGACTACTCGCCGGTGCCGTTCGTGCAACCGGTGCCCGAGCATCCCGAGGTGATCAAGGTCGTCAAGGAGGCCAACGAGACCGAGGCGTTCAATTTTGGCGGAGTGTGGCACAGCGACTTCTCCTTCCTGGATGCTCCGCCGGCGTTCACGGTGCTTCACGCTCTAGATGTGCCTGACGTGGGGGGCGACACGGTGTGGGCGTCGATGACGGCGGCCCATGACCAACTACCTGCCGACATGCGCGAGCAGTTCGAGGAGGTCACGTGCGTTCACTCGGCGAGCGCCAGCTACTCTCCCGCCCAGCAGGAGCTCCATTCGGGGCTGTCGGGCATGGACATCCGGACATCGGAGTCGGCCGAGGAGACCCGGGAACATCCGCTGCTGTGCACACATCCTGAGACGGGGAAGCGAAGCCTGTTCTTCAACGGCACCTATGTTCGGGCGCTCCGTGGTCCAGGCGTGGGTGATGGAACCGAGGCAGGTTCCCGCGAGGAATCCCATCTACTCAAGTGGCTGCACGAGTTCACGACCCATGTGCGATTCACAATGCGGCACCGCTGGTCCGACGGTGACGTGGTGCTGTGGGACAACCGGTCCACACAGCACGTGGCACTCAACGACTACGCCGGCCAGCGGCGCGAGTTGCACCGCACCACGGTGGCGGGGTCAGAACCAGCCACCTGA
- a CDS encoding MBL fold metallo-hydrolase — protein MAADARLSRGRTAYIPYETGLHEVADGVFAYLQPDGGWGWSNAGLLATADGSVLVDTLFDQVLTRKMLDAMAPITGSHPIGTVVNTHANGDHCYGNGLLPEAEIVTTEAAAREMGAVPPSALVALLAADMGEVTNDYVQRAFGGFTFEGIEVPDPTRTFTGMLDLEVGGRRVALQQVGPAHTAGDLLVHLPDAGVVFAGDILFVNGTPIVWDGPISNWVAACDRILELDADVANGAAVIIPGHGPLTDAAGVQAVRDYLTWLEGACRETHAAGLTAADAVAELASSETFQPYREWGEWERLAVNVRAAYREIDGGDESIPNLFEAMANLAAGH, from the coding sequence GTGGCAGCGGACGCAAGACTGTCACGCGGAAGAACCGCCTACATTCCCTACGAGACCGGCCTCCATGAGGTGGCTGACGGCGTCTTCGCATATCTACAGCCTGACGGGGGATGGGGTTGGTCCAATGCCGGCCTGCTGGCCACCGCCGACGGCTCGGTTCTCGTCGACACCCTCTTCGATCAGGTCCTGACCCGGAAGATGCTCGACGCCATGGCCCCGATCACCGGCTCCCACCCCATTGGCACGGTGGTCAACACGCACGCCAACGGTGACCACTGCTATGGAAACGGCCTGCTTCCTGAGGCTGAGATCGTCACCACCGAGGCTGCCGCCCGCGAGATGGGTGCCGTGCCGCCGTCGGCCCTGGTTGCCCTGCTGGCCGCCGACATGGGCGAGGTCACCAACGACTACGTCCAGCGGGCCTTTGGCGGGTTCACCTTCGAGGGCATCGAGGTTCCCGATCCCACCCGTACCTTCACCGGCATGCTGGACCTCGAGGTCGGCGGCCGTCGTGTCGCCCTGCAGCAGGTAGGTCCCGCGCACACCGCTGGCGACTTGCTGGTCCATTTGCCCGACGCTGGCGTGGTGTTCGCCGGCGACATCCTGTTCGTGAACGGCACCCCGATCGTTTGGGACGGGCCCATTTCCAACTGGGTCGCCGCGTGCGACCGGATCCTGGAACTGGATGCGGACGTCGCCAACGGCGCAGCGGTCATCATCCCCGGGCATGGGCCGCTTACCGACGCCGCTGGTGTCCAAGCAGTCCGTGACTACCTCACCTGGCTTGAGGGCGCCTGTCGGGAGACCCACGCTGCCGGCCTCACCGCAGCGGACGCAGTGGCGGAGTTGGCTTCCAGCGAAACGTTCCAGCCCTACCGCGAATGGGGCGAGTGGGAACGTCTCGCGGTGAACGTCCGGGCCGCCTACCGTGAGATCGACGGCGGCGACGAGAGCATTCCCAACCTGTTCGAGGCAATGGCAAACCTGGCGGCGGGCCACTAA
- a CDS encoding NAD(P)-dependent oxidoreductase, which yields MPNCAFIGLGVMGYPMAGHLKAAGYATTVYNRTATKADDWVAEHDGISAPTPREAVAGAEFVMVCVGNDDDLRSVVFGDDGALAGMASGATLVDHTTASAEVAREIRAAADELGVGFIDAPVSGGQAGAQNGQLSVMCGGDADVFAGVEPVIDVYAKATVLIGDTGSGQLTKMVNQVCIAGLIQGLSEALDFGRRSGLDEEKVLSAISAGASGSWQMDNRARTMLDRHFDHGFALDWMRKDLGIVFDEAQRIGATLPVTAMVDQFYARLQREGHGRWDTSALIELLRDD from the coding sequence ATGCCGAACTGTGCATTCATCGGCCTCGGAGTCATGGGGTATCCCATGGCTGGCCACCTCAAGGCCGCCGGGTACGCCACCACCGTCTACAACCGCACCGCCACCAAGGCTGACGACTGGGTCGCTGAGCATGACGGCATATCGGCGCCCACACCCCGAGAGGCCGTGGCGGGCGCGGAGTTCGTGATGGTTTGCGTTGGGAACGACGACGACCTCCGGTCCGTGGTGTTTGGTGACGACGGAGCGCTGGCCGGCATGGCGTCCGGGGCCACACTGGTCGACCACACCACGGCGTCTGCTGAAGTGGCCCGTGAGATCCGAGCGGCCGCCGACGAACTCGGGGTCGGCTTCATCGACGCGCCGGTCTCGGGCGGGCAGGCCGGCGCCCAGAATGGTCAGCTCTCCGTCATGTGCGGCGGTGACGCCGATGTGTTCGCCGGCGTAGAGCCGGTCATCGACGTCTACGCAAAGGCGACGGTCCTCATTGGCGACACGGGTTCCGGGCAGCTCACCAAGATGGTCAACCAGGTTTGCATCGCCGGTCTCATTCAGGGCTTATCCGAGGCTCTGGACTTCGGGCGCCGCTCCGGCCTCGACGAGGAGAAGGTGCTGTCAGCCATCAGCGCCGGAGCATCCGGGTCATGGCAGATGGACAACCGGGCCCGAACCATGCTCGATCGGCACTTCGACCACGGATTCGCCTTGGACTGGATGCGAAAGGACCTCGGCATCGTGTTCGACGAGGCTCAACGCATCGGCGCCACCCTGCCCGTCACCGCCATGGTCGACCAGTTCTACGCCCGGCTCCAGCGTGAAGGCCACGGTCGCTGGGACACCAGCGCCCTGATCGAGCTCCTTCGAGACGATTGA